One segment of Alnus glutinosa chromosome 2, dhAlnGlut1.1, whole genome shotgun sequence DNA contains the following:
- the LOC133860413 gene encoding immune-associated nucleotide-binding protein 9-like, whose product MMDDNWKLRRTSLSNGVRTLVLFGRTGNGKSATGNNILGRKAFKSKASSSSAGVLDTCELQSTVLRDGQIINVIDTPGLFDFSAGSEFVKCIDLAKDGIHAVLVVFSVRTRFSQEEEAVVRSLQKIFGSKIVDNMIVVFTGGDELEDDDETLEDYLGRSCPEPLKEILVSCKNRIVLFDNKTKDEGKRVEQVEQLLSLVNRVIAQNGGQPYTYNNELFAEWKVESKLRETTTRLEQQLAEEKAEGVKAEELADQLNKKISNDEIRELRRHLTNRKEKLLHRRGGYQCPIL is encoded by the exons ATGATGGATGATAATTGGAAGCTTAGACGTACTTCTCTCTCAAATGGGGTTCGAACGCTAGTTTTGTTTGGACGTACTGGGAATGGAAAAAGCGCAACAGGGAACAACATTCTTGGAAGAAAGGCCTTCAAGTCCAAGGCAAGTTCCTCTTCAGCTGGTGTTTTGGACACCTGTGAACTTCAGAGTACTGTGCTGAGAGATGGACAGATTATCAATGTCATTGACACTCCTG GGCTGTTTGATTTTTCTGCTGGATCAGAATTTGTTAAATGTATCGACTTGGCCAAGGATGGGATCCATGCCGTTCTTGTAGTTTTTTCAGTTAGGACCCGCTTTTCACAGGAAGAGGAAGCTGTAGTTCGTAGCTTGCAGAAAATATTTGGAAGCAAAATTGTCGACAACATGATTGTAGTCTTCACTGGAGGAGATGAActtgaagatgatgatgagacATTGGAAGATTATCTGGGTCGTTCGTGCCCTGAGCCTTTGAAG GAAATCCTTGTCTCGTGTAAAAATCGGATTGTGCTTTTTGATAACAAAACTAAGGATGAAGGCAAGAGGGTTGAACAAGTTGAGCAGCTTCTCTCCCTTGTAAATAGGGTCATAGCACAGAATGGTGGACAACCATATACGTACAATAATGAGTTATTTGCTGAATGGAAG GTTGAGTCGAAGCTGAGAGAGACAACTACCAGGCTGGAACAACAATTGGCGGAAGAGAAAGCTGAAGGAGTGAAGGCTGAAGAGCTTGCAGATCagttaaataaaaagatttcTAATGATGAAATTCGCGAGCTCAGAAGGCATCTAACAAACAGAAAGGAGAAGCTTCTTCACAGGCGTGGTGGGTATCAGTGTCCCATTTTATGA
- the LOC133861978 gene encoding immune-associated nucleotide-binding protein 9 — protein sequence MGGSMIDDDWELTSPSNGARTVVLVGRTGNGKSATGNSILGKKAFKSKASSSGVTDTCELQRTVLRDGQIINVIDTPGLFDFSAGSDFVGKEIVKCIDLAKDGIHAVLVVFSVRTRFSQEEEAALRSLQTLFGSRIVDYMIVVFTGGDELEDDDETLEDYLGRECPEPLKEILVLCKNRLVLFDNKTKDESKRVEQVQQLLSLVNMVIAHNGGQPYTDELFAELKKGAIKLRNQQEEVDALKGYSKREISEFKDQIERSYEQQLKRITEMVELKLRETTTRLEQQLAEEQAARLKAEAQAHLNQAKSNDEIRKLREHLEKAEEELRRRSENRCAIL from the exons ATGGGTGGAAGTATGATAGATGATGATTGGGAACTTACCTCTCCATCAAATGGGGCCCGAACAGTTGTTTTGGTTGGACGTACTGGGAATGGAAAAAGTGCAACTGGGAACAGCATTCTTGGAAAAAAGGCCTTCAAGTCGAAGGCAAGTTCCTCTGGTGTTACGGACACTTGCGAACTGCAGAGAACTGTACTGAGAGATGGACAGATTATTAATGTCATTGACACTCCTG GGCTGTTTGATTTTTCTGCTGGATCAGATTTTGTTggcaaagaaattgttaaatgTATTGACTTGGCCAAGGATGGGATCCATGCAGTTCTTGTAGTTTTTTCAGTTAGGACTCGCTTTTCACAAGAAGAGGAAGCTGCACTTCGTAGCTTGCAGACATTATTTGGAAGCAGAATTGTTGACTACATGATTGTAGTCTTCACTGGAGGAGATGAActtgaagatgatgatgagacATTGGAAGATTATTTGGGTCGTGAGTGCCCAGAGCCTTTAAAG GAAATCCTTGTCTTGTGTAAAAATCGGCTTGTGCTTTTCGATAACAAAACTAAGGATGAAAGCAAGAGGGTTGAACAAGTTCAGCAGCTTCTCTCCCTTGTAAATATGGTCATAGCACATAATGGTGGACAACCGTATACGGATGAATTATTTGCTGAATTGAAG AAGGGGGCAATTAAACTCCGCAATCAACAAGAAGAAGTTGATGCACTGAAAGGTTATTCTAAACGAGAAATATCAGAGTTCAAGGATCAGATAGAGCGTTCATACGAGCAGCAGCTCAAACGAATTACGGAGATG GTCGAGTTGAAGCTGAGAGAGACAACTACTAGGCTCGAACAACAATTGGCAGAAGAGCAAGCTGCAAGACTGAAGGCTGAAGCGCAAGCACATTTAAATCAGGCGAAATCTAATGATGAAATTCGTAAGCTCAGAGAGCATCTAGAAAAAGCAGAGGAGGAGCTTCGTAGGCGCAGTGAAAATCGGTGTGCCATTTTATGA
- the LOC133861121 gene encoding agamous-like MADS-box protein AGL11 yields the protein MGRGKIEIKRIENTTNRQVTFCKRRNGLLKKAYELSVLCDAEVALIVFSTRGRLYEYSNNNIKATIERYKKACSDDGTGTSSMEEINAQYYQQESAKLRQQIQMLQNSNRHLMGDALTSLSIKDLKQLETRLERGVSRIRSKKNEMLLADIDCLQKREIQLESENLCLRAKIAEIERLQQTNLNICGPELNAIHALSRNFFSPIMVEGETPYSQPEQKILRLG from the exons ATGGGAAGAGGAAAAATTGAGATCAAGAGGATCGAGAACACAACCAATCGTCAAGTCACCTTCTGCAAGCGAAGAAATGGACTCTTGAAGAAAGCTTATGAATTATCAGTCCTCTGTGATGCAGAAGTAGCACTTATCGTCTTCTCCACTCGAGGACGCCTTTATGAGTACTCCAACAACAA CATAAAAGCTACTATAGAGAGGTACAAGAAGGCATGCTCGGACGACGGCACAGGTACAAGCTCTATGGAAGAAATAAATGCTCAG TATTACCAACAAGAATCAGCGAAGCTGCGGCAACAGATACAAATGCTGCAGAATTCTAACAG GCACTTAATGGGTGATGCCCTGACTTCTCTGAGTATCAAGGATCTAAAGCAACTGGAGACCAGGCTTGAACGAGGCGTCTCCAGAATCAGGTCAAAGAAG AATGAAATGTTGCTGGCTGATATTGACTGCTTGCAGAAAAGG GAGATTCAACTGGAAAGCGAAAATCTTTGTCTTCGAGCAAAG ATAGCAGAAATTGAAAGGCTTCAGCAAACAAACTTGAATATTTGTGGACCAGAGCTGAATGCAATCCATGCATTATCCCGAAATTTCTTCAGTCCGATCATGGTCGAGGGTGAAACCCCCTACTCACAACCTGAGCAGAAGATACTTCGTCTTGG GTAA